The genome window ACACCCCGCGACAGATCTTCTGATCACTGATTGGGGATACGATGAGTAAATCCAGCGATTCACGCTTGAGCTCCTGTCGGAGAAACAGAAAAGCAGCGATGCACAGTGGATAGATAAGCAACCCGTCTATCATCAATAGCAACATCTCCGAACCACCCCAATATAAGGACTCCATTCCCCCCGGAGTAGCTAAACTAGCTAAAATGAACAGGAGCGCCAGAACCAGCAGACCGTTGAAAATAAGCGAGAACACCCAGCCATTCAGGACTCTGCGCAGACCCTTTACTGTCATGGGGTTGAGCCAATCGGCTCGGGCCTCAGTATGCTGGTAAAGCGCCGTGTTCATTGCTGGTTTAGCGTGTCGATAAAGACATCTTCGAGCTTCCTGCGACGCTGCTCAAAGTGGTAAATAGGAAAACCTTGTTCGACTAGGTTTTTGAGTATTTCAGCCCGCTCAGCGTGCTCCATCCGGGGACCCCGCATAACAAATCCATCCTTGAGCGTCTCATGCAGAGAAAAACCTGTGTGGCGTTGTTGTAGGTAGGCCGCGGCCTCTTCATTCAGGGATTCCAGACGAATCTCGATATCCGAGTACTCTGTCTCGGCCTCATCATCCAAGGAATCCGCCGATCCAGAACGGATGATTTTACCTTTATCGATAAAGAGTAACGCATCGCACATTTCCGATAGCTCGGAGAGGATATGCGAACTGATCAAAATCGTCTTTCCCCGCTGGGACAGAATACGCACCAGATTTTTAAATTCGATACGTGCCTTGGGATCCAAGCCAGCTGCGGGCTCATCTAAAATCAGCACCTTAGGATCGTGGAGGAGCGTACGACCGAGACACAGGCGCTGCGCTTGTCCCTTCGATAGCCCCGTCATCGGGCGATCCACGAGAGGACCCAGCTCCGTGAAATCGACCACATCTTGCACACGCTTCTCCCGTTCAGCACCGGCATATCCATAGGCACGTGCGAAAAAATCGAGATACTCCAAGCAAGAGGTGTTTTTGTAAGTCCCGTAGGCGTCCGGCATCCAACCGATACGCTTGCGGACTTCAGAGGATTGTAAGTGAACACTATAGCCACAGACAAAGGCCTGACCCGCACTGGAGCTGTCTAGGGTAGCCAAAATCCGCATCGTCGTGGTTTTCCCAGCCCCATTCGCTCCGATAAACCCCACAACTTGCCCAGGGAGAATTTCGAAGCTGACTCCGTCCAAAGCCTGAACACCACCGAATCGTTTGCGGAGCTGGTTCACTTGAACTGCTGGACCGGCATCCATGATCGTCTCTGATGTTGAAGGGTTCATGGCAACACGGGCTTTCCGTAAAGCACGGCGTAAGACTCTTTCTCTTTCAAATTACTCAGCTCTAGGCGCGGCACCTCAGAAATAGGCTCGACCAGTGCCACAAAACGGTCCTCGTCTCCAGGTTTGAGGAGTCTATCGAGAATCGCCGATACATCGGAGTTCCCATTCGATTCTCTCAGCGCGGCAGATCTGAATCGCCTCAACTCAGCGAGATCGATCCTTTCCATTTCGACCGATTGTCCCTGCCGCACATCGCGTGCACGCCACACGTTCTCGGTATCTTTCTCTCGATAAACGATATCGTCGATGACGGTATCCATACTCGAAAACAGAATGGGACCGAGACCAGTCCTCCAAGTGATACGAATTTCGCTACGGGTAGGCTCCACATGGATCATCTCCAAACCATTCCAGCTTCGATTGGATAGGTAGTCTCCCTGGTGGATAGGGCCGTCTACGATAAAGT of Opitutales bacterium contains these proteins:
- a CDS encoding ABC transporter ATP-binding protein, which codes for MMDAGPAVQVNQLRKRFGGVQALDGVSFEILPGQVVGFIGANGAGKTTTMRILATLDSSSAGQAFVCGYSVHLQSSEVRKRIGWMPDAYGTYKNTSCLEYLDFFARAYGYAGAEREKRVQDVVDFTELGPLVDRPMTGLSKGQAQRLCLGRTLLHDPKVLILDEPAAGLDPKARIEFKNLVRILSQRGKTILISSHILSELSEMCDALLFIDKGKIIRSGSADSLDDEAETEYSDIEIRLESLNEEAAAYLQQRHTGFSLHETLKDGFVMRGPRMEHAERAEILKNLVEQGFPIYHFEQRRRKLEDVFIDTLNQQ